TCGACAAAGCAACCAATTGCAGCTGGTGTATAAATGTTGtaatagatttgttcgatttaaTGTTGCTTTAAAAGTATTGAAGGATCGCTTTCGTACGCGTTTTCATTTTCGTGCCTATGAGTCACAGTTAAGCTGGTTGTGTCGAaaatttgttgtaaaatataaAGCCATACTATTCTTTCGCGGTTTGTTGTAAGCTGCGATGTTGGTAATATAGTCATAGGTAATATAAGTGGTAATATAATATTGGTTAACATAATCAAAGCTTTAAATGctttgaaaacaacaaaactttgTCAAGAAAAAGTTAAACTACCTCCCATAACGATGATTGTTTGAAACGAATATTCCACCTTTTCATCATTATctcgtaaaaacaaaacgacatacGTGTTAGCTTGCCTTCACATGTACCATTTCATAATAgtaatcgaaagaaaattcttgatatgttcaACAGTAttggtggtcctgaaaaggaccgttttGAGAAGGAAATGCCCCGTTTAGACAGGGACCGCTTCCGGATGCATGGACGATTTAGGCACGCTCTCCGCGGATGCGACGGGCCAGCTGGATGTCCTTGGGCATGATGGTGACGCGCTTGGCGTGGATGGCGCACAGATTCGTGTCTTCGAACAGACCAACCAGGTACGCCTCGCTGGCTTCCTGCAGCGCCATCACGGCTGAGCTCTGGAAGCGGAGATCAGTCTTGAAGTCCTGGGCGATCTCACGCACCAAGCGCTGGAAGGGCAGCTTGCGGATGAGCAGCTCGGTCGACTTCTGGTAGCGACGGATTTCTCGGAGGGCCACCGTTCCCGGACGGTAACGATGCGGCTTCTTCACTCCTCCGGTGGCCGGGGCACTTTTACGAGCAGCCTTGGTGGCCAGCTGCTTGCGAGGAGCCTTACCTCCAGTCGATTTACGAGCGGTTTGCTTGGTACGAGCCATTTCACTTCGGGAGCGTAGGTTTCGTTGGGCACGGAGCGAACTTGTTTCTTTAACAAAAGTTGAACGTTGAATGAtgaaactgctcgaacaacAGCTCTATTTATGCGCTTGTCAACCCTCATTTTCTCTCATCTTAAGAGCAAGAGGGAATGCGTGGatgaaaaagtataaataGGGACGTTGAGCTCGAAAACGCTCATTCGTGATCGTCAATTTAAAGTGTGAACATCGTGAACGTACAATCCTGTGCTCATCATGACTGGaagaggaaagggaggaaaaggtCTGGGTAAAGGAGGAGCCAAGCGTCACCGAAAAGTGCTGCGGGATAACATCCAGGGCATTACCAAGCCCGCCATCCGCCGTTTGGCTCGGCGCGGAGGAGTGAAACGTATCTCCGGCCTCATCTACGAGGAAACCCGTGGCGTGCTGAAAGTGTTTCTGGAGAATGTGATCCGTGATGCGGTCACTTACACTGAACACGCCAAGCGTAAAACCGTCACCGCTATGGATGTGGTGTATGCTCTGAAGCGTCAGGGCCGTACTCTGTACGGTTTCGGAGGTTAAATTCAACGTGCTCTAACAAACCTCCAAATGGAGTCTCAAATcaaacggtccttttcaggaccacaatACATTACTCAAGAGCTGTGTCTTTCGCAACATGCGACAATTcttatttgagaaaaaaaattctaTGATATATTACTCGCATAACAAGCACTCACACTGCTGTATATGCAGTGCATTTATATGAAATGGCGTTTTgtaaatgtgcttttttaaCTTATACGTATGCGTTTGAATCGTACATAAAAACGacgattgaagcgtttgtcaaaagaaataatttttatttatttatttaaagattgattaatattatattttctaataaaaatcattttctttttcagggCAAACCTTTCATCCTCTTGAAGCAATAATCGCCGCGTGGAacataccgtttttttgcatcaGCTCAAATCTGACCACACATGCGCATCGTTCATTGATACTTGGGATAATTcatcaaaagaaggaaaacgggtgaaaaaaacaacactgttcACATGAGGTTTGTGAATTTATTATACAGCAACAGCTAACAGCGTCAATGCTGCCTTTGAATCCGTAAATCACTCAATGctaatttcaaaactatcaagCTACGGAGTTAATAGCGCGCTCGTTCATTTGCTCTCGTATTATTTAAGTGATAAGCATATTACTGTGATTATTTCCTCCTCTCTATCTGCACCATTCGCCAACCCGTCCAGGGTTCCACAATGCAGCATTCTCGGCCCTTTTCTctttaacattttcataaatgATGTTATTCACGTTATGCCGGATTGCGAAGAATTGTTTTATGCAGGtgatatgaaaatgttcctaccggtatcagatcaaaccaattctttAACTCTTCAAATCTGTTTAACTCGATTTAACGCGTTGTGTTATTCCAATTGTATGCGTCTCAACATATCAAAATGTTCTGTTACATCCTTCACAAGGAAATGATTTCCCATTATTTGCgaatataaaattgatgatagatcaaagccgcgtaaaaatgtgattcaTGATTTAGGCGCTCATTTAGATAGCAGACTAACGTTATAGAACCACTATGAAGCAATACTTTCAAAAGCTTTCCGTTTGTTAGGATTCATTTTGCGTGTTAAGAAAGACTTCAAAGATCCATTCAGTAAAAAAGCTGTGTATTGTGCAATTGTCCGTCCTACCTTAGAATTTGCTAGTATTATTTGGACACCGACACAGctacatttaaaatataggctagaatcggttcaacgcaagcttactcgttcattgttttatcgtcTCCCAACGTCTCGTAATTCTGTTGGTCCCTCTTACCGTACAAGGTGCCTGTTATTTGGAATagaacctctgcaacatagaagcAAGAAGTGCTTGTTTACATACAAACTTGTTAGCGGATCTTTCGAAGGCCCGtcattttaataaatagaactTTCAGGCCCCAATAAGAATGTTAAGAACCAGGACCAAATTCAATATAGAATTAAGATCGACTAATGTTGCATATAACGATCTTTTATAACAATTAACGGACTTTTTTACATAGCTAAGTGAGACGCATCCACAgtttatgttatgttgtttatttatttggttaATTGACAGTTTAAACTAATTATGCCtttcgatgcgtttttgttagcaCTGTTCTATAGCATTAATTATAGAAACGAGAATGTTATGCATGCTTATGTTAGCTTGAAAACTTTCggaatagataaaaataattttaacaaaaagCTTCTTTCCAACAAATtcgttttttcgtttctaaatattctatttcttttctttatttttgatcaCAATAACACCAtttccgcgcacacacaaatcatTGCCTCAACTCAAAACCTTAAAACAGTTTCCATCACCAGACCAAgaaaaaacttaaaatatgtattgtgtgttaatttgaagatttttgaagGAATCTTAAGCCTGTTCGGAATATGTTTCAAATCGTTTGCAATTTGAAACATGAGCTCGAAACTGTCCAAAAACGAATCAAAATTTCCATGCAGATTAATGATGTTTAATAATGCTTCGAGTAAAATAATGAGAATCTTGATTTTTGGCAAATGTACAAGGTTTGCGATTGGTTTGATTAATACAATAGTTTTGCCAATTGAAATTGcataagtaaaacaatattaattgCCGAAAATGCCTAAAGTGGCTTCAATTCAACGCAATTATGGTTTGAAGTTTATGaatgtaaataattttttaattatatttcagTTTACGAAGCATTATGAAGGATTGCGCCCTAGAAAAGATAAATCTCGCCACTCGAGTTTTCTATAAGAGCAAAAATTCGCAAATTTTCCATATTCTCCAGAGAGCGTTAACAAGTGTCAAGCAAGAGCTTCCCGCCAAATACTTTGTGCAAGATTTGCAAGCAGGATGGTATAAAGATGTAGAAATTAACTCAACCTCCAAAATCTAGGATGTTAACTGAATGCCATATATTTTCTTGGGATACTTCATTTGCGATACTGGCTAAGCGATGCTCCGCGAGCGATGTTTCCGTTTGCATTTTAACAATTGGTGATTGTTCCCCAGTTTTCGttatcatacaaatgtttcc
This window of the Anopheles merus strain MAF unplaced genomic scaffold, AmerM5.1 LNR4000034, whole genome shotgun sequence genome carries:
- the LOC121601167 gene encoding histone H4 codes for the protein MTGRGKGGKGLGKGGAKRHRKVLRDNIQGITKPAIRRLARRGGVKRISGLIYEETRGVLKVFLENVIRDAVTYTEHAKRKTVTAMDVVYALKRQGRTLYGFGG